From a single Miscanthus floridulus cultivar M001 chromosome 8, ASM1932011v1, whole genome shotgun sequence genomic region:
- the LOC136478529 gene encoding uncharacterized protein gives MAYIAAAVFAVVSLTALFAGGEACNNVASMTWTAACQQTDRWEKLCQQTLQGTAPDTAEVTVYALIATRLAKLRYENTLSEVDTLLRPGNASAESRAALDNCKVKYGSARRLMAGVSDQMFACDFSLARQEYIDAEVGVRSCQDGLLRLPNQHQSWPLFKKVSDDHELTIVAYLLGAIFLGR, from the coding sequence ATGGCCTACATCGCTGCAGCAGTGTTCGCAGTAGTGTCTCTCACCGCCTTGTTCGCCGGCGGCGAGGCCTGCAACAACGTCGCCTCCATGACATGGACCGCGGCGTGCCAGCAGACGGACAGGTGGGAGAAGCTGTGCCAGCAGACGCTCCAGGGTACCGCGCCGGACACCGCAGAGGTGACCGTGTACGCGCTCATCGCGACGAGGCTGGCCAAGCTCAGGTACGAGAACACCTTGTCGGAGGTGGACACGTTGCTGCGGCCCGGGAACGCCTCCGCCGAGTCGCGGGCGGCGTTGGACAACTGCAAGGTGAAGTACGGCTCGGCGCGGCGCCTCATGGCCGGTGTCTCGGACCAGATGTTCGCCTGCGACTTCTCGCTCGCCAGGCAGGAGTACATCGACGCCGAGGTCGGCGTCCGTTCCTGCCAGGATGGACTGCTGCGGCTGCCGAACCAGCACCAAAGCTGGCCGTTGTTCAAGAAGGTCTCTGATGATCATGAGTTGACCATAGTCGCGTATTTACTAGGCGCTATCTTTCTTGGCAGGTAG